The Candidatus Edwardsbacteria bacterium RifOxyA12_full_54_48 region CGCCCTTGACCGACTGATAGTAGTCGCCCTGGGAGGCGGCGATGTTGCCCAGCCCCGGGCCGCCCCGGACCACATTGGCAAAGAATATCGGCAGGTCGGCCCCGGCGCAATAGGAGATCCCCTCCTGTTTGAGACTGATGCCCGGACTGGAGGAGGAGGTCATGGTGCGGATCCCGGTAGCCGCAGCTCCGTAGATCATATTGATGGCCGACACCTCTGATTCGGCCTGGACAAAGGTCCCGCCCGCTTCGGGAAGGCGCCAGGACATGTACTCCGGCACCTCGTTCTGCGGAGTGATGGGATACCCGGAAAAGAAGCGGCATCCGGCCAGGACCGCGCCCTCGGCCAGAGCTTCATTGCCCTTCATTAAGATCTTTTCACCCATTTATTTTCTCCTAAAAGTTTAGCTTAAACAGAAAAGGCGTGGACAAGGGTCGATACACTTTACTTCCACACCGCGATGGCCAGATCGGGGCATATCTGGGCGCACAGGCCGCAGCCTATGCAGCAATCCTCTTTGGCCAGCTTGGCCGGGTAATAGCCGGTAACGCTGAAGGTGTCGGACATCTCTATGCAGCTTTTAGGACAGGCCTTGGTGCATAGTTCACATCCTTTGCAGCGGGTCTCATCGACCCTGATTTCTGGCATAGTGGACCTCCTGAAATTATATATTAATGATTTTGATTGACGGCAAATAAAGCCCTTTTATTGTATCAGAATCGGGAATTATTTTCAAGAGAAATAAAAAAGAGGTTGCCTTAACAACCTCTTTAACAGAATCAGCCTATTCCTTGTTAATCGTGAATATACGCTTCCTCTCCATGCAAACTGGCATCAAGGCCGTTCATCTCTTCGGCCTCGGTGGTTCTTACCGGAGAGATCTTGTTGATGACGATCAATGCCAGATAGGAGAACAGAAAGGCGTATATCGAAGCGCCCGCCACGGCCACGGTCTGCTTGACAAAAAACCCGGGATTGCCGTAAAACCATCCATTGGCCCCGTTGGCATTGACCGTAGTGGTGGCGAACAAGCCCAGCAGGAGGACACCGATGGTCCCGCCGACCCCGTGAACCCCCCACACATCCAGGGAATCGTCCCAGCCCAGCTTGTTTTTAAGGCTTATGGCGCCGTAGCATACCATCCCGGCAATAATGCCTATCATGGCTGCGGTCTGGACTGTGACATAGCCGGCGGCCGGGGTTATGGTGGCCAGCCCGGCGATCGATCCGGTCAGCAGACCCAAGAGCTTCGGTTTCTTTTCAAAGATCCAGGCCATTATCAGCCAGGTGATGGCGGCGAATGACGCGGCGGTATCGGTGTTCAAAAAAGCCAGGGAAGTGATCTGATCCACCCGCAATTCGCTTCCGGCGTTGAAGCCGTACCATCCGAACCACAGCAGGCCGGTTCCCAGGGCCACCAGCGGAATGCTGTGCGGTCCCCGCTCGGCCACCCTGCGGCGTCCCACGTAGAACACCGAGGCCAGGGCCGCCATCCCGGCTATGGCATGCACCACTATTCCGCCGGCGAAATCCAGTACTCCCCAGCTTTGCAGAAGGCCGCCGCCCCAGATCATATGGACCATCGGGAAATAAACGAAAATCAGCCAGACCGTCAGAAACATCAGGTACGGAACGAAACGGATGCGATTGGTAAAAGCCCCGGTTATCAGCGCCGGGGTGATGATGGCAAACATCATCTGGTAGGCAATGAACACGAACAATGGGATATTGTTTCCGGCCAGAGGGGTCATGACGTCGATCCCCTTGAAAAAGACCATGTCGAAATTGCCGATTATCCCCGCGATATCGGTTCCTCCGGCCATGGTGCCGGAAAAACACATGGAATAGCCGAAGGCGAACCACAGGACCGAGGTCCACCCCATGGACACAAAACTCTGAAGCATGATCGCCAGCACGTTCTTGCGGCCCACCAGACCGCCGTAAAAGAACGCCAGTCCGGGGGTCATCAACATGACCAGACTGGTGGCCACCAGCATGAACCCGGTATTGCCAGTATCGAACATATTTTGCTCCTTATTGTTTTGATGATTTGTTGATCACTGGCTACAGTTTAAAATATGCCGGGGCTTTCTGCCATAGGGATATCCCTGAAAAAGGCCTTCGCGTAACCTGATAATGACCGGCATAAAAAATCCCGGCCCCTGTCAGCAGGGCCGGGAGATCCTGCGGTCATCCGCAATCACAATGTCGTCAAGCCTTCCCTTACGGCATATTTGGTAAGTTCGGCGATGCCGCGAAGATTGAGCTTCTGCATCAGTTGCTGGCGGTGGGTCTCCACCGTCTTGACGCTGATTGACAGCTTATCGGCCGTCTGCCTGGTGCTCTTTCCCTCGGCCAGCAACTGCAGCACCTCTCTTTCCCTGGCCGATAATAGCGAATAAACGCTGGGGTCGGCATCGCGCTCATTGATGAGATAGTCCCGGACCAGGACATCAGTGATGTCGGAACTTAAATATATCTTTCCTTTAACGATGGATTTTATCGCCTGAATGAGTTCCTCAAAGGCCGAGTCCTTTAGCAGATAGCCCATGGCCCCGGCCTTGAGGGCTTCCATCACATAGCGGCGGTCAGCATGCATGGATAAGATCATTATCTTTGCTGCCGGGCAGATTTCCTTAACCCTCCGGGTCGCCCCTATCCCGTTCAGCCCCGGCATGGTTATGTCCATGATCACCAGGTCGGGCAGGTGCTCCTGGGCCAGTTTGACCACCGCCAGCCCGTCGCTGGTCTCCGCCACCACCTTTATCCCGGATTGTTTTTCCAGCAGGGTTTTCAAGCCCTCCCGCACGATCTTGTGGTCGTCGGCAATGATGATCTTCAGCGTCATCCCGCCTCCTTTCCGTCCGTCCGGCAGATGATGACCGCCTGGGTGCCGCCACCCGGAAGCGGCGCCAAGCTCAGCCGGCCTCCGAAACAACCCAATTGTTCCCGGATGCTGAACAGACCGAAGCCTCCGGGTTCCACCGCTCCACCGGCGCCTTTTTCAACCAGCCCTATCCCGTCGTCGGAGACTTCGATGGTCAGCCTCCCGCCGGAGTTTGTCAAGACGATGAACATGTTGTCTGCTCCGGCATGTTTGATGATGTTGACCATCAGCTCCCGCACCGACCGGAATAAGGTGACCCGCAGATCTTCGGATAGCTGCAGCTTTGGGCCACGGCATAACAGCTTGACCGCCTTCCCGTATTTTCGGCGGGTCTGCTCGGCCAGCCACTCCAGCCCGGCCTCAAACCCCAGATCGTACAGCACCGGTGGACTTAGTTCAAAGGTCAGGTTCCTGGTGTAGCTAATGGTCTGCTCCAGCAGCATCCGGATCTCTTCCAGATCCCTTTCCGCCCCGCTGAAGACCGCATTGCCTTCCAGATTTTTAAGCTTGACCCGGATCATAGCCAAGGCCTGGCCGATATGGTCGTGCAGGTCGGAGGCAATGGCCCGCCTTTCCCTCTCTTCGGTCAGCGTCAACTCCGAAGCAAGTTTTTTCAACTTTTGCTGGTATCTTATGATCGTCTGCTCCGACCGCTTTCGCTCGGCAATTTCAGCTTTAAGTTTGAGGTTGGCATCGTTCAGCAAAGAGGTCCGTTTGGCGACCTTCTCTTCCAGATGATCCAGGGCATCGTGGATAGCCTTCTGGGCCGATCTCTTCTGGTAAAAAGCATGCAGCATTTTGGCCAGAGAATCAATCAACTGCCGTTCCTCTTTGAGGAATGGGCCCTCAAATGCGGCCTTTTGCTTGATCAGATAGGAAACCTCTATCCGGCCCCTTTTCCCGCCACCAATGCCGAAGAAGCTGGATTGTTTCCATCTGGTGGCCGCATAATTCGGAGTGGCGAGGCTTAGATCACCGGCCACTATCCGGGCGGCGGCATCCCGGGGGTATTGCCAGGCCGCCGGCAGTATTTTGATGAATTCCCCGAGGATCTTCTCAACACCCTTCCGGTCGTTTTGCAGGATGGCCGAAGCTTTATGCAAAGCGGTCAACTCCTTGACCCGTTCCTGAAACTGCCACAACAGGCGGTCTTTGCTATTTTGGCTGGTTTTATTCATATATGATATCAGTCGCTATAATTGCCGTAAGTTTAACCTTAATATCGCCAAAAGGCAAGTTAAAATTTATTTTCTGCTCATTTGCGGCATATAACAAAACCCTTGACACCCGCCGGATATTTATATATAATTACCATTGATTGCGGGCGTAACTCAGTGGCTAGAGTGCTACCTTGCCAAGGTAGACGTCGTGGGTTCGAATCCCATCGCCCGCTCCAGTAAATATCAGGACAGGCTTTAAAAGCCTGTCCTTTTTATTGCCTATCGACAGTTTTCCCGAATTATCTAATGGGGCAATTTTGATGGACTATTTTGTCCCTCTGCCCTTTCTGTCCGGGCAGAAAGGGCGAAAGACCCGCCGGGGGCACAGGGCTTAACGATTCATGAGACACTTATATAAACAACCATTATTTGGTGAAAAGAGCACACGTTGCGAGGCAGTGATCGTTTTTGTATTGTTTTCCGCAGTTATTCGCACTGTGCCCCCGGACCCCATTGGGACGCTTGGTCCGCTTAACTTAACCTGTAAGTATTTACAGGTTAAGCCGGGTCTTAGGGCCTGCACTGAGAAGAGCAACTTGCTTTACTTATGAAGTGGGACGGCTACGGTCGGCGTTACTGGCATAATAGTCTTGGTGATAATAAAACAGCGGGTGAAGACATATTATTATTGATCACGTTAGTTTGCCGCCCCTAAAACTTCAGACCCCACCCTACCCTCCCCGAACCGGGGAGGGATAAAGGGAGAGGTGTTATAAGAGAAAGCGGGAAAGTAATTTTAGCAGTAAAATTAAATCAAAAAGGCAGGATGCTTTTCAGCAGTCCTGCCTTATACTGGTACCGAGGGTCGGAATCGAACCGACACGTTCTTGAGGAACGAGGGATTTTAAGTCCCTTGCGTCTACCAGTTCCGCCACCCCGGCATTTTGTTTCGTACTCGTCTACTTGCTTTTTGTCATACCTGCGAAAGCAGGCATCCAGTCGGAACATGGATTCCCGCCTTCGCGGGAATGACCCACTTTATTTATATCCATTTAACTGGAGGCGGCTAGCGGGTTCGAACCGCTGAATAACGGTTTTGCAGACCGTCGCCTTACCACTTGGCTAAGCCGCCTCAAATATCAATAAGCCAATTTTACCAGTTTTCGGCCCCGCCTGTCAAGAAAATCCCTTTTCAGCCTAGTTCCCCAGCCGGTACTCCAGCTTGGTCCGGGAGGATCTGCTCAGATCGGACAGGGTCTCGGCGCTTTCGGTCAGCAGGTCCAATATCGACGGCCGGCGTTTCCTCTCCCTGATCACCTTGGGGGTATCCTTGAGCCCGGCCATGGTGCCGGCCATTATCACCGCATCGTCCTGGGTTCCCAGCCGGTCAACCAGTTTAAGATTATAGGCCTGCCGGCCGGAGAAGACCCGGCCGTCGGCAAATAGCTTTACCGAGTCCAGCGGAATGCCGCGCCCTTCCGATACCGCCTCCATGAACTGCAGGTGCACATCGTCGATCATCGACTGCAACAGGGCCCGCTCCTGGGGCGTCATCTGGCGGAATGGCGAGGCCAGATCCTTGACCGCCCCGGCTTTGATCACCTCGTAGCCGATGCCGATCTTGCGGAACAGCTCCTCCAACACGGCGTAGCTTAAAATTACCCCGATGGAGCCGGTGAGGGTGCCGGGGTTGGCCACGATAGAGTCGCAGCCGCAGGCGATATAATACCCGCCGGAGGCCGCCACCTCGCCCATGGAGCAGATCACCGGTTTTTTGGTCCGGGCGTTTCGGAGGGCCTCATATATCTCCTGGGAAGCGGCCACCCCGCCGCCCGGCGTCTCCAGCCTGACCACTATGGCCTTGACGGAGCTGTTGTCGCGGTATTTCTTTATCTGCCGGACGGTGTTATCCGATGAGACTATCGGCCCGACGATCTCCACCAGTCCCACCGATTTTCCGTAGGAGAGTTCCATTGATCCCTCATTGGAGACCGCCATCACGATGGCGCCTACGAAGATGACGGCGAACATCAGCACCGCAACCGCGATCAGGGTTATGAACAGCCCTTTTTTCTTCATCGAACACTCCTGATTAACAATCCGAATATACCGGAGTTCATAGGACGCAGATTTTCGCAGATTACCGCTGTTTTATTTATTGTAATAAGATCCCGGAAATCAGCGTTTATCAGCGTCCAAAATAATTCATTTCATTTTTTTGGCTAACGTCACCAACTGGCTCACCATGTCCTTCTCTTTGACCTTGGAGATGATCCTTCCCTTTTGGAACAGCAGGCCCAGACCGTCTCCGCCGGCGATCCCTAGGTCGGCCTCCCGGGCCTCGCCCGGCCCGTTGACTGCACAGCCCATCACCGCTATCTTCAGCGGTTTCTTTATCCCGGCTATTCTCTGCTCCACCTGAGCGGCGATCCCGGCCACGTCTATTTTGCAGCGACCGCAGGTGGGACAGGCGTGGACCACCGGGCCGAAGGTCCCCAGCCCCAATGACTGAACGATCTCCCGGGCCACCGGGATCTCCTTGACCGGATCGCCGGAAAGGGACACCCGCACTGTATCCCCGATGCCCTCGGCCAAAAGGGTTCCGATGCCCACCGCCGAACGAATGGCCCCGGCGGCCGGGGTCCCGGCCTCGGTGATACCAAGATGCAGAGGATAGGGAACCATGGGGGATATTTTCCTATAAGCCTCGATGGTCATGGGCACATCCGAGCCTTTGAGGGAGATCACGATATCGTCGAATCCCAGGTCCTCCAGTATCTGAATATGGCGCAGGGCGCTGTCCACCATGCCCCGGGCGGTGGGATGGCCGTCCCGAGCCAGAATATCCTTCTCCAGCGAGCCGGCGTTGACCCCGATGCGGATGGGAACCTTTTTGCCGGCCGCAGCCTTGACCACCTGTCTGATCTTATCTTTGGAGCCGATATTTCCTGGGTTGATCCGCAGTTTGTCCACCCCGGCATCCAGGGCCATCAGGGCCAAGCGGTGGTCGAAATGAATATCGGCCACCAATGGCATCTTTGTCCCCTGCCGGGTACGGGCCAGGGCGGTGGCAGACTTTTTGTCCGGCACCGCCAGGCGGACGATCTGGCACCCGGCCTTCTCCAGTTTTTTGATCTGGATCAGGGTGGCCCTGATGTCGCAGGGGTCGGTGTTGGTCATGGACTGGATGGACACCGGGGCGCTGCCGCCGATGACCAGATTCCCCACCTTGACCGGCTGGGATCTCCGGCGGGGATAGGTATTTATAAGGCCTGTAGATTTCATTACGATGGATTATAACTCTTTTAAAGGAGATAATCAACCATTAAAATGTCCCTGCATTCATACTTGCAGGGACTGAGAATAACTGGGTTTTATCTACTGCTGACAACAATTTCATTATATTTCTTAATCAGATCATTTAATAAGGTGATTTCTTTCTTTGACATTCTTCTGCCGCCATTAAATTTATTTATCGCAAATATGCTGCTTCCTATTGCCAGACCGGCAACTGTAGTTATGGCAATTACCTCCCCGGCTGCAAGAATCGATAAACCCGCCATGCTTTCAGGTCCAGAGGAGGAAGAGAAAGCCCAAACCATAAAGGCAGATCCTATGACAGCACCAGTGATAAAACCGTATTTAGCCCCTTTCTTTATCGGTCTAGCTTCTGATCCCGCAGCATTATATAAGCTATCTGCTTTAAGATAGATTTCTCTCAGGTCATTATAAACGGAATAATTATAGGAACTTTTGTGGCGCACCTCAAGGGCCTTAAATTGGTATTCCGACAAATGAACATTTTCAAAAGCAATTGAATCAATCATTGTAGGTTCATTTGAAAAGTTACCCATTCCCCGTTCCGGCATGACGGTAGCGCATCCGTACATAAGCAGCATTGGGAATAGAATTACAATTAGCCTTTTATTCATATTGATGCCCTTATTTACTTTTTAATGCATTATCGCAAATAGTTAGGGAAAATGCAAGAGGGGAATAAAATTCCCCCTCCGCATCGGAGGGGGTTGGGGACGGTCAAACCTGCCGGGCATACAGGTAGGGACACGATGCATCGTGTCCCTACGGTATGCGGGCAATGACACAGGGCAAAAATAAAACCCCCTTCCCTCATGGGGAAGGGGGTTGGGATTAGGTCTGTTTACGCGGTGGCCTCGGGTTTTTCCTCCCCGCTCTTTTCGCTGACAGCTTCTTCCGGTGCGGAAGTCACTAATTTCTCCGTTTCCTTCTTGCCTTTGATGGCCTGGTTCAAGGCATCGCCGAAGGCCGTGCCCGTCGACGGCTGTTCGGCCTTAAGGTAAGGCTTTATCTCTCCGGACTCCTGCTCGGCCTTGAGGATCTTCTGGGACAGGGCTATCCGGCGGTTGGAGGAATCGATCTCGATGATCTTGAGATCCAGCTCCTCGCCGCCCTTGAAGGTCTCGGCCAGCTTGTCCTCGGTGATCCCCTCCAGCTCGGAGACCGGCACGAATCCCTCGAAGCCGTGATCCATGTCAACCAGCAGGCCCCGCTCCAGCGGGCGGTTGACCTTGCACTTGAGGTCCTGCCCGATGGAGAACTTGCTGCCGATGTCGGCCCAGGGATCGTCCTCCAGCTGTTTGATGCCCAGGGAGATCCGGCGGTTGTCCTTGTCTATGTTGGTTACCATGATGTCGATGCTGTCGCCCTTCTTGACCACCTCGCTGGGATGCTTGATGCGCTTGGTCCAGGAGATGTCGGAGATGTGGATCAGACCGTCGATGCCCTCGTCCAGCTCCACGAACACCCCGAAATTGGTGATGTTGCGGACCTTGCCGCTGACCTTGCAGCCGATGGGATATCTCTGCTCGATGGTGTCCCAGGGATCCGGCTCCAGCTGGCGCAGGCCCAAAGATATCTTCTGGTCGTTCTTGTCTATCTTCAGCACCACCGCGTCCACCTCGGCCCCGATGGAGACCAGTTTGGAGGGATGCTTGACCTGCTTGGTCCAGGACATCTCGGAGATGTGGATCAAACCCTCCACCCCCTTCTCCAGCTCGATGAAGGCCCCGTAATCCACGATGGATACGATCTTGCCCTTGATGGTGGCCCCCACCGGGAACTTGGTCTCGATATCCTCCCAGGGATGCGGGGTTAGCTGCTTGAGGCCCAGCGAGACCCGGGATTTTTCGCGGTCGTATTCCAGGATCTTGACCTTGAGCCGTTCGCCCAGCTTGACCAGCTCCGAGGGGTGGTTGATGCGGCCCCAGGACATGTCGGTGATGTGCAGCAGCCCGTCCAGCCCGCCCAGGTCGATGAACACCCCGAAGTCGGTGATGTTCTTGACGATGCCCTCGCGCAGCTGTCCCTTGTCGATCTCGGCCAGGATGGCGGTGCGCAGCTTGTCGCGCTCGGCGTCCAGCACCGCCCGGCGGGAGACCACTATGTTGCGGCGTTTCTTGTTGATCTTGACGATCTTCAGGGGGACGAACTGGCCCAGCAGGCTGTCCATGGTCTCCAGCGGCCGCAGGCCTATCTGGG contains the following coding sequences:
- a CDS encoding 30S ribosomal protein S1; translated protein: MAKTKKLRPEDEKDEFLTEEESQDSGEFRALLDEYFHQKTFEEGEIITGKVLRISGDSVMVDVGLKSEGIVPLMELSDPESIKPGDVLDLYLETMENEEGQMVLSKSKADFIRVWDKAKEYLDNESQIEGKVVKRIKGGLIVDLMGVDAFLPGSQIGLRPLETMDSLLGQFVPLKIVKINKKRRNIVVSRRAVLDAERDKLRTAILAEIDKGQLREGIVKNITDFGVFIDLGGLDGLLHITDMSWGRINHPSELVKLGERLKVKILEYDREKSRVSLGLKQLTPHPWEDIETKFPVGATIKGKIVSIVDYGAFIELEKGVEGLIHISEMSWTKQVKHPSKLVSIGAEVDAVVLKIDKNDQKISLGLRQLEPDPWDTIEQRYPIGCKVSGKVRNITNFGVFVELDEGIDGLIHISDISWTKRIKHPSEVVKKGDSIDIMVTNIDKDNRRISLGIKQLEDDPWADIGSKFSIGQDLKCKVNRPLERGLLVDMDHGFEGFVPVSELEGITEDKLAETFKGGEELDLKIIEIDSSNRRIALSQKILKAEQESGEIKPYLKAEQPSTGTAFGDALNQAIKGKKETEKLVTSAPEEAVSEKSGEEKPEATA
- a CDS encoding tungsten formylmethanofuran dehydrogenase, which translates into the protein MPEIRVDETRCKGCELCTKACPKSCIEMSDTFSVTGYYPAKLAKEDCCIGCGLCAQICPDLAIAVWK
- a CDS encoding ammonium transporter, which codes for MFDTGNTGFMLVATSLVMLMTPGLAFFYGGLVGRKNVLAIMLQSFVSMGWTSVLWFAFGYSMCFSGTMAGGTDIAGIIGNFDMVFFKGIDVMTPLAGNNIPLFVFIAYQMMFAIITPALITGAFTNRIRFVPYLMFLTVWLIFVYFPMVHMIWGGGLLQSWGVLDFAGGIVVHAIAGMAALASVFYVGRRRVAERGPHSIPLVALGTGLLWFGWYGFNAGSELRVDQITSLAFLNTDTAASFAAITWLIMAWIFEKKPKLLGLLTGSIAGLATITPAAGYVTVQTAAMIGIIAGMVCYGAISLKNKLGWDDSLDVWGVHGVGGTIGVLLLGLFATTTVNANGANGWFYGNPGFFVKQTVAVAGASIYAFLFSYLALIVINKISPVRTTEAEEMNGLDASLHGEEAYIHD
- a CDS encoding DNA-binding response regulator, encoding MTLKIIIADDHKIVREGLKTLLEKQSGIKVVAETSDGLAVVKLAQEHLPDLVIMDITMPGLNGIGATRRVKEICPAAKIMILSMHADRRYVMEALKAGAMGYLLKDSAFEELIQAIKSIVKGKIYLSSDITDVLVRDYLINERDADPSVYSLLSAREREVLQLLAEGKSTRQTADKLSISVKTVETHRQQLMQKLNLRGIAELTKYAVREGLTTL
- a CDS encoding 4-hydroxy-3-methylbut-2-en-1-yl diphosphate synthase is translated as MKSTGLINTYPRRRSQPVKVGNLVIGGSAPVSIQSMTNTDPCDIRATLIQIKKLEKAGCQIVRLAVPDKKSATALARTRQGTKMPLVADIHFDHRLALMALDAGVDKLRINPGNIGSKDKIRQVVKAAAGKKVPIRIGVNAGSLEKDILARDGHPTARGMVDSALRHIQILEDLGFDDIVISLKGSDVPMTIEAYRKISPMVPYPLHLGITEAGTPAAGAIRSAVGIGTLLAEGIGDTVRVSLSGDPVKEIPVAREIVQSLGLGTFGPVVHACPTCGRCKIDVAGIAAQVEQRIAGIKKPLKIAVMGCAVNGPGEAREADLGIAGGDGLGLLFQKGRIISKVKEKDMVSQLVTLAKKMK